Sequence from the Aquimarina sp. Aq107 genome:
GGACTCAATATCACCAACTGTTCCACCTATTTCAGTAATTACAATATCATAATCCCCGCTCTTGCCAAGAATCTGAATTCTTTCTTTTATTTCGTTCGTTATATGAGGTACTACCTGAACGGTTTTACCAAGGAATTCTCCTCGACGTTCTTTCTCAATAACACTCTGATATATTCTTCCGGTAGTTACGTTATTTGCCTGAGAAGTTGGTGTATTTAAAAAGCGTTCATAATGTCCTAAATCCAGATCGGTTTCTGCACCATCATCGGTTACATAGCATTCTCCATGTTCATATGGGTTCAATGTTCCAGGATCAACATTGATATACGGATCTAATTTCTGAATTGTAACTCTGTATCCTCTAGCCTGTAGCAATTTTGCCAATGAAGCTGCTATAATCCCTTTTCCTAAAGAAGAAGAAACGCCTCCAGTTACAAAAACATATTTGGTATTAGCCATGTAAACTTAACTATTTGTTCGGTTGTGTTTAAATTTTGCGCAAAAATACAAAGAAGAACCCAAACTAGGTATCGAAAATAAAGCAATATTTCTGCAACTTATCCATAATTCTTTAACAGTGTAAAAAACTGATAATGAATTATTAAAACTCTAAAACAAAAAACCCATCTAAATGAGATGGGTTTTTTGTTTATCTAAAAACTTTTTATTCTTCTTCATCAGAAGTTACTTCTTCTGGCTCTTCAAAATCAGTAATTCCTTTAGCTTGTAAAATATTATACCACTGTATCACTTTTTTCATATCACTTACATATACTCTGTCTTCATCATAATCAGGTAATACTTCGCTAAAATAAGCTTCTAACTTATTCTTAGACTCTTTGTGACTAATTGCTTTTTCTCCATTCTCTTTTTCCTGGATTCTTTTAAAAATTTCTCTTAAAGGAACTTCTTCTGTAAAAGTATAGATTGCAATTTCACTAAGAATACTAACGTTATTTTGAATACTAACAGAAAGTTTTTTTCCATCCGCTAATGATTCAGCCACAAAACCACTTCTGGTCTGCGCCTTTAATTCATATAAACCTGGTTTTCCAGAAATTGATAATATTTTGTCTAAGCTCATAAATTTATCTTCAAAGTTGGCAAATATCAGTAGTTCATTTTTAAAAATCAAACATTAACCAACATAAATTGTATTGTAATTCTATGTAAATTCTAAAAATCGATTAACGTCCTTTTTTAGCTAAAGGGAACTTCATTCTATAATCAGCACTAATCTTTCCTTTAGATATATTAGTAAGTTTTCCTTTAATTAAACGTTTTTTAAGACTTGATAATTTATCTGTGAACAAAACTCCTTCAATATGATCATACTCATGCTGGATCACTCTAGCAGCTAGACCACTATATGTTTCTGTATGTTGCACAAAATTTTCATCTAAATAATTAATCTTGATCGTTTCTTTTCTAAAGACATCTTCTCTAACCTCTGGAATGCTTAAACATCCTTCTGTAAAAGCCCATTCATCTCCAGTTTCTTCTATAATTTCAGCATTTATAAAAACTTTTTTGAACCCTGTTAATGTTTTTCTCTCTTCTTCAGAAAGTTCTTCATCATCCGCAAAAGGTTCTGCATCTACTAAAAATAAACGTATTGGAAGTCCAATTTGCGGAGCCGCAAGACCTACTCCATGAGCATTGTACATCGTTTCGAACATGTTTTCAAGCAATTCCGAAAACTTAGGATAATCCTTAGAAATCTCCTTTGCTTTTTTCTTTAATACTGGATCGCCGTACGCTACAATGGGTAAAATCATATTATTAATATTCTCTGTTTTTATTCTCTATTTTTAAATTTACCTCTACAAATTATAAAGGTAATCCTGAAGGATGATAGTTGCACTAATTTGATCTACCAATGCCTTATCTCTTCGTTTCTTTTTGGATATTCCGCTTGCGATCATTGTATCAAAAGCCATTTTAGAAGTAAATCGCTCATCTATTCTTTTCACAGGAATATTAGGTAACATTTTTGACAACTTCTCTAAAAATGGTTGAATCAATTTCTCACTTTCAGAAGGATCTCCGTGCAAACGTTTGGGTTCTCCTACTACAAACAACTCTACACCTTCTGCTGAAACATATTCTTGCAACCAATTCAATAAATCCTTAGTATCTACTGTAGTCAATCCAGAAGCTATAATCTTTGACTCGTCTGTAACAGCAATTCCACATCGCTTTCCTCCATAATCTATTGCTAAAATCCTTGCCATATTATATTTTGTGCAAAAGTATGACATTATTATAAAATAGTTCTAATTATTAAGAGTATCCTAAAATATTCAATGAGGATATGATTTTCGAATGAAGCTGTTATCTTTACGAAAATTTTTAATAAATGAACCAACTAAAGGAAACCATAGAAAAAGCTTGGGATAATAGAGAGCTTTTAAAAGAGTCAAACACTCAGGATGCTATAAGAAAAGTAGTCGACTTACTAGATGCTGGCGAACTTCGCGTAGCAGAACCAACAAAAGATGGGTGGCAAGTAAATGAATGGGTAAAAAAAGGGGTTGTGCTCTATTTTCCAATTCAAAAAATGGAAACACTTGAAGCTGGTATTTTTGAATACCACGATAAAATTCCATTAAAAAAAGGGTATAAAGAAAAAGGAATTAGAGTAGTTCCTAATGCTGTTGCACGTCATGGAGCTTATATTTCTCCAGGAACCATACTAATGCCTAGTTACGTAAATATTGGTGCTTATGTAGATGAAGGAACCATGGTAGATACTTGGGCAACAGTTGGTAGTTGTGCTCAGATTGGAAAAAATGTTCATCTAAGTGGTGGTGTTGGAATTGGTGGTGTTTTAGAACCACTTCAAGCAGCTCCTGTTATTATAGAAGACAATGCATTCATCGGATCTAGATGTATCGTAGTGGAAGGGGTACGTGTAGAAACTGAAGCTGTACTTGGTGCTAATGTGGTATTAACTGCATCTACTAAAATTATTGATGTTACTGGAGATACACCAGTAGAAAGAAAAGGAGTTGTACCTGCCAGATCGGTGGTTATACCTGGAAGTTATACTAAAAAGTTTGCCGCTGGAGAATATAATGTGCCTTGTGCCTTGATTATTGGTAAACGTAAAGAAAGTACTAATAAAAAGACTTCCCTAAATGATGCCTTGAGAGAGCATGATGTAGCTGTATAATTAGAAATAAATATGTATACTTGTGAGCTTGTCTTTTAGGCAAGCTCATTCTTTTAATCAATAGTTAGATAAATGAAAATATTAGTCATTCAGCAAAAAATGATCGGTGATGTACTCACAAGTACAATTATTTGTGAAGCACTAACTAAAGAATACCCAAATGCAACGATTGACTATTTAGTAAATTCTAATACAAAACCAGTAACTCTAGAAAACCCTTTTTTCAATACAATTATTGAATTTAAAAATGAATATCGCGATAGTAAAAAAGCATTTTATTCATTTCTAAAAGAAATCAAAAAGGCAAAATATGATTTGGTTATAGATGCATACGGAAAATTAGAAAGCAATCTTATTTCTTTCTTTTCGAAAGCTCCAAAAAAAATATCTTTTTATAAATGGTACACCAAATTTATTTATTCTGAAGTAGTTTATAGAAAATCAGATCCTATTACTGATGCTTCTATTGCAATAGAAAATCGACTTCGGTTGGTATATCCTGAAGATAGACTTACTTCCAACATAATTCGTCCTAAAATATTTTTGACAAAAAAAGAACAGGAAATTTCTAAAGCATATTTAACTACCAACGGAATTTCTTCGGATACACCGCTAATAATGATAAGTGTTGTAGGTAGCGAAATTAGGAAAACATTACCTTTCGAATACATGGCCAAAGTGATTGATGAAATTGTGACAACAACCTCAGCTAATATTCTTTTTAACTATATCCCTAGTCAAGAAGAAGATGCTAAAACTATTTATGATTTAACGACAAAAAACACACAACAACATATTCATTTTAATGTATTCGGAAAAAGTTTACGTGAATTTATAGCAATATTATCTCATTGCGATGTTTTAATTGGAAACGAAGGCGGAGCTGTAAATATGGCAAAAGCTCTAGACAAACCAACTTTTACTATTTTTTCGCCTTGGATTATTAAAAAAGACTGGAATATGTTTGAAGATGGTATTACACATGATTCTGTACATCTTTATGACACCAAGCCCGAATTATATGGAGATAAAACTCCAAAAGAAATGAAAGATCATGCATTAGAATTATATAAAAATCTTTCTTCAGAATTAATAATCCCAAAACTTAGAACGTTCCTTAAAAATTTAAATCTTTAGTCCTTTTCAATTCCAAAAGGAGTTCTAATCACTTGATCTCGTTTTGTAACTTTTCTTATAGCCTTATTCCTTGTAATCATTTCTGGATGAACATATCCTCTTTCGTGATATAAATGCACACAAATCGCACTATAACGTATCTGTTTAGCCTTTATTCCTAGATTAAATAACCGTTCTCCTATCTCTCTATCTTCTCCTCCATATTGCATTCGCTCATCAAAACCATTTACCAATAAAACATCTTTTTTCCACCCAGAGACATTCATACCATCCCAAGTGGCTTTAGTTGGTGTACTAAAATTAAGAAAACATTCTTTCCAACCATCAGCTGTTAATTTATTTAGCTTAAAAGAAGATTTTAGCCCTTTACTTATTAACCATTTAGCATCAAAACATTCTTGATTTTTTATATGCTGTTCAGAAATTAATTCTGAAATATCTTTCGGCAACTTAAAATACCCTCCTGACAAAAAACAACCGAGTTTTCTCATCCGCAGGTGAGTTTCAACAAAATCCTTTCTAGGAATACAATCACCATCCGTAAATAATAGATAATCAGAATCTGCTACTGTAATAGCTTTATTTAAAATTACTGTTTTTCTAAATCCTTGATCTTCGTGCCAAATATGTTTTAAAGGATAACTAACTCTTTTAGAAAACTTTAAAACTAATTCCTTTGTATCTTCTGTTGACCCATCATCCGCAACAATTACTTGAAAATTCTTTATACTTTGGCATTCATATCCAAACAGCACTTTACTCAACCATTTTGGTTGATTGTAAGTACTTATGACTACTGTTATTTCTGGTGATTGCATTGCCGTAAAAATAACTATTTTTGCACGATACCTTTATAAATAAAGCATCAATCTTAAAGTATCCGAATGGTTAAACTCTCTGCTGTTATTATCACTTACAATGAAGAAAAAAAAATAGAGCGATGCCTCTCATCTTTAATGGGTGTGGTTGATGAAATTGTTATTGTCGATTCCTTTTCTACCGACAGAACAGAGGAAATCTGTAAACAGTTTGATGTAAAATTTATTAAACAAAAATTTTTAGGATATATAGAACAAAAAAACTTTGCTATCACTCAAACTTCTAATGATCACATTATATCATTAGATGGTGATGAGGCTTTATCTTGTGAACTTCAGAACTCTTTGATAAAATTAAAATCCAATTGGATTCACGATGGATACTATATGAATCGATATAATAATTTTTGTGGGCAATGGATAAAATACTCTGATTGGTATCCAGATAAAAAATTAAGAGCTTTTATAAAAGGAAAGGGAGAGTGGAAAGGTATAAATCCTCACGATTCTTTTAAACTGACAGCCCCTAAAGCTTCTTCAAAACTAAAAGGTGATATATTACATTGGAATTATGCGACCTACCAGGAATTTAATCTTAAAACAGATAAGTTCTCTACAATATCAGCACAATCTTACTATCAACTAGGAAAAAAAGCTCCTATTTGGAAAATTATTCTTAATCCAACTTGGGCTTTTTTTAAGTCTTATTTTCTAAGATTTGGATTTCTAGATGGATTTAATGGCTTTGTTATATGCGTACAAACTGCGAACATTACTTTTCTAAAATACTCTAAGCTAAGGGAATTAATTAAACAACAAAAACAATAAATCAGCATTCTAACCTAACTAAACAAAGGTTTTTGATAGTAAAACCTGCTATTCTATTTTTATTCACGTAAAAAAATAATGGCTCATCAGGTTTTTTCAAGGTTTATCCATATTTCTAAAATCCAAGAAAGCTTCTCATATAGTTTTGAATAAAACATATTTAAAACTATATACATATGATCAAAAAAATTGTATACCTGCTCTTTTTATGCACACTTGGAACAATTGGACAAGAACAATTTACCATAAGTGGATATATAAAAGATGTTAGCTCTGGAGAGAAATTACTAGGAGTTAATATCATTATTGATAATTCTATAGGAACCACAACAAATGATTATGGTTTTTATTCCATAAACATAGAAAAAGGAACCCATCAAATAGAAATCAGTTATTTAGGATATAAAACTATTCTTAAAGAAATTCAAATTACAAATAATCAAAAAATAGATTTTGATCTAACAGAAGAGTTAGCTCAATTAGATGAAATCATCATTTCATCCAATAACACAAGAAAAAAAATCGAATCAACAGAAATGAGTGTTATTTCATTACAAGGAGAAACTATTAAGAAAATGCCAGCTATCCTTGGAGAACCTGATGTATTAAAATCATTACAACTATTACCAGGAGTATCCAGTGTAAACGAAGCCTCTTCTGGATTTAATGTAAGAGGAGGCTCTGTAGATCAAAATCTAATATTACTGGATGAAGCTACTATATATAACGCTTCACATTTATTTGGTTTCTTCTCTGTATTCAATTCTGACGCCATCAAAAATGCTAAATTATACAAAGGAGGAATTCCAGCTATATATGGTGGAAGATTATCTTCTGTACTGGATATAAAACAAAAAGAAGGAAATACTAAAAAATTTGGAGGGAACATCGGAATAGGTCTTATCTCAGCCAAAGCATTAATTGAAGGACCTATTCTAAAAGGTGATAAAGAAGAAGCTTCAGGTAGTTATATGTTAGCAGGTAGAAGATCATACATAGACCTATTTTCATTCCTTCTAGAGGATTTTGAAGATAGCTCTTTATTTTTCTATGATTTCAATCTAAAAGCGAACTATGACTTGAATAAAAACAATCGATTATTTCTTTCAGGATATTTCGGTAGAGACACATTTGAACTCGATGGATTATTAGGAACAACTTGGGGAAACACGTCTGGAACATTAAGATGGACAAGCGTTATCAACGAGAAATTATTTCTACAGACTTCCGCTATTTTTAGTAATTACGAATACAACTTAGATAATCTAAGAACAGGTTCCGAGTTTAGATGGAAATCCAGTATCACCAACTACAACCTAAAACCAAAACTGTCTTGGTACATTAATAATAACAACACACTTAAAACAGGAGTAGATATGACATATTATCAATTTAAACCTGGAAAAATATCATCTCTAAATGGATCCAGTATCAATGGAGAAGAATTTAGTGATAAGTTTGGTTTAGAAAACGGGGTTTATGTGGATCTAAAACAAAAATTATCAGATAAACTTAGTGTTCAATATGGACTAAGATGGTCCAGCTTTTTTCGACTAGGATCTCAAGAAATAAGTCAATATGATACAGGAAGCCCTTTAACCTACAATGCTGAACAAGATATTTATGAAGAAAATGAGGTCATAGGGACCACACAATATAGTTCTGGAGAAAACATAAAGTCTTTTAATGGAATAGAACCTAGAGTATCCGCAAGATATTTATTAAATGATTCTAATTCTTTTAAACTAAGTTATAATAGAATGTATCAGTATTTACATTTAATCTCCAACACTACCTATCCTACTCCTCTGGACGTATGGTCTCCAAGTGGGCCTTACATCAAACCACAATATGCTGATCAATTAGCGTTAGGATACTTTACATCATTCAATGAAGGAAAATATGACTTAAGTCTCGAAACATATTACAAGAAACTCAATGATGTTACTGATTTTATTGATGGAGCGGATCTAATATTTACTGAAGAGATAGAAACGCAAATTGCACAAGGAGAAGGAAGAGCATATGGATTAGAAGTACAACTAAATAAAAATGAAGGTAGATTAACTGGATGGTTAAGTTATACTCTTGCTAAATCAGAAACTAAAGTTCTCGGAATCAACAATAACGAATACTACCCATCCAACAGTGATCAATTACACGAATTAAATCTAGTTGGATTCTATAAACTAAATAAAAGATGGGATTTTGGAGCTAATTTTGTTTTTGGTTCAGGAAGACCAGTAACCTATCCTACAGGGCGATATGAACAAAATGGATTAGTAGTTGCCGATTACAATAATAGAAATGGAAATCGTTTGCCTGCTTACCACAGATTAGACATATCGGCAACATTAAACCCTAAAAAAGGTAAAAACGGCAAATGGGTGTTCAGTCTTGTAAACGTGTATAACAGACAAAACGCAGCTTCTATCTACTTTAATGAAGTTGGAGAAGTTGGAGATCAGGAAATAGCTACGGGAATGACCCAAGCAACCAAACTATCATTCTTTGGTATTGTACCTAGTATATCTTATGAGTTCAAATTCTAAAAAAAATC
This genomic interval carries:
- a CDS encoding DUF5606 domain-containing protein → MSLDKILSISGKPGLYELKAQTRSGFVAESLADGKKLSVSIQNNVSILSEIAIYTFTEEVPLREIFKRIQEKENGEKAISHKESKNKLEAYFSEVLPDYDEDRVYVSDMKKVIQWYNILQAKGITDFEEPEEVTSDEEE
- the def gene encoding peptide deformylase: MILPIVAYGDPVLKKKAKEISKDYPKFSELLENMFETMYNAHGVGLAAPQIGLPIRLFLVDAEPFADDEELSEEERKTLTGFKKVFINAEIIEETGDEWAFTEGCLSIPEVREDVFRKETIKINYLDENFVQHTETYSGLAARVIQHEYDHIEGVLFTDKLSSLKKRLIKGKLTNISKGKISADYRMKFPLAKKGR
- the ruvX gene encoding Holliday junction resolvase RuvX; the encoded protein is MARILAIDYGGKRCGIAVTDESKIIASGLTTVDTKDLLNWLQEYVSAEGVELFVVGEPKRLHGDPSESEKLIQPFLEKLSKMLPNIPVKRIDERFTSKMAFDTMIASGISKKKRRDKALVDQISATIILQDYLYNL
- a CDS encoding 2,3,4,5-tetrahydropyridine-2,6-dicarboxylate N-succinyltransferase, giving the protein MNQLKETIEKAWDNRELLKESNTQDAIRKVVDLLDAGELRVAEPTKDGWQVNEWVKKGVVLYFPIQKMETLEAGIFEYHDKIPLKKGYKEKGIRVVPNAVARHGAYISPGTILMPSYVNIGAYVDEGTMVDTWATVGSCAQIGKNVHLSGGVGIGGVLEPLQAAPVIIEDNAFIGSRCIVVEGVRVETEAVLGANVVLTASTKIIDVTGDTPVERKGVVPARSVVIPGSYTKKFAAGEYNVPCALIIGKRKESTNKKTSLNDALREHDVAV
- a CDS encoding glycosyltransferase family 9 protein, with the translated sequence MKILVIQQKMIGDVLTSTIICEALTKEYPNATIDYLVNSNTKPVTLENPFFNTIIEFKNEYRDSKKAFYSFLKEIKKAKYDLVIDAYGKLESNLISFFSKAPKKISFYKWYTKFIYSEVVYRKSDPITDASIAIENRLRLVYPEDRLTSNIIRPKIFLTKKEQEISKAYLTTNGISSDTPLIMISVVGSEIRKTLPFEYMAKVIDEIVTTTSANILFNYIPSQEEDAKTIYDLTTKNTQQHIHFNVFGKSLREFIAILSHCDVLIGNEGGAVNMAKALDKPTFTIFSPWIIKKDWNMFEDGITHDSVHLYDTKPELYGDKTPKEMKDHALELYKNLSSELIIPKLRTFLKNLNL
- a CDS encoding glycosyltransferase family 2 protein, with the protein product MQSPEITVVISTYNQPKWLSKVLFGYECQSIKNFQVIVADDGSTEDTKELVLKFSKRVSYPLKHIWHEDQGFRKTVILNKAITVADSDYLLFTDGDCIPRKDFVETHLRMRKLGCFLSGGYFKLPKDISELISEQHIKNQECFDAKWLISKGLKSSFKLNKLTADGWKECFLNFSTPTKATWDGMNVSGWKKDVLLVNGFDERMQYGGEDREIGERLFNLGIKAKQIRYSAICVHLYHERGYVHPEMITRNKAIRKVTKRDQVIRTPFGIEKD
- a CDS encoding glycosyltransferase family 2 protein, with translation MVKLSAVIITYNEEKKIERCLSSLMGVVDEIVIVDSFSTDRTEEICKQFDVKFIKQKFLGYIEQKNFAITQTSNDHIISLDGDEALSCELQNSLIKLKSNWIHDGYYMNRYNNFCGQWIKYSDWYPDKKLRAFIKGKGEWKGINPHDSFKLTAPKASSKLKGDILHWNYATYQEFNLKTDKFSTISAQSYYQLGKKAPIWKIILNPTWAFFKSYFLRFGFLDGFNGFVICVQTANITFLKYSKLRELIKQQKQ
- a CDS encoding TonB-dependent receptor produces the protein MIKKIVYLLFLCTLGTIGQEQFTISGYIKDVSSGEKLLGVNIIIDNSIGTTTNDYGFYSINIEKGTHQIEISYLGYKTILKEIQITNNQKIDFDLTEELAQLDEIIISSNNTRKKIESTEMSVISLQGETIKKMPAILGEPDVLKSLQLLPGVSSVNEASSGFNVRGGSVDQNLILLDEATIYNASHLFGFFSVFNSDAIKNAKLYKGGIPAIYGGRLSSVLDIKQKEGNTKKFGGNIGIGLISAKALIEGPILKGDKEEASGSYMLAGRRSYIDLFSFLLEDFEDSSLFFYDFNLKANYDLNKNNRLFLSGYFGRDTFELDGLLGTTWGNTSGTLRWTSVINEKLFLQTSAIFSNYEYNLDNLRTGSEFRWKSSITNYNLKPKLSWYINNNNTLKTGVDMTYYQFKPGKISSLNGSSINGEEFSDKFGLENGVYVDLKQKLSDKLSVQYGLRWSSFFRLGSQEISQYDTGSPLTYNAEQDIYEENEVIGTTQYSSGENIKSFNGIEPRVSARYLLNDSNSFKLSYNRMYQYLHLISNTTYPTPLDVWSPSGPYIKPQYADQLALGYFTSFNEGKYDLSLETYYKKLNDVTDFIDGADLIFTEEIETQIAQGEGRAYGLEVQLNKNEGRLTGWLSYTLAKSETKVLGINNNEYYPSNSDQLHELNLVGFYKLNKRWDFGANFVFGSGRPVTYPTGRYEQNGLVVADYNNRNGNRLPAYHRLDISATLNPKKGKNGKWVFSLVNVYNRQNAASIYFNEVGEVGDQEIATGMTQATKLSFFGIVPSISYEFKF